The Nitrospira sp. genome contains a region encoding:
- a CDS encoding energy transducer TonB, with amino-acid sequence MNSLSSHYPDHTYLQRQGWVYSVVFHALMGAAALALMPVFTSSLEPDSFKWNVALLESSSFQPAADPPAPAIPTDPPKPQPVKSRSTPLQATTKPIQPQSAQHRPTQTIQEVTPVNQTASTVIAKTVEFHEVSRIELPVTPQEKVVEEPAPANEEAFNEPVTPTATPLTSQSITDAVVQQPTIEAASETPAQLRQPATEQVVASAAPLTAAPAAKADYGWLMRALQGRINELKNYPVMARMNRWEGRVVLRAVIRDDGQVLMVNVQESSGRLILDNDAMETLKKASPLKLDHPLGKPQVAILMPISYSLR; translated from the coding sequence GTGAACTCGCTATCCTCCCACTATCCGGACCACACGTACCTGCAGCGTCAGGGGTGGGTGTATTCTGTAGTGTTCCATGCGCTGATGGGAGCTGCCGCTCTCGCGCTGATGCCTGTATTTACATCATCGCTTGAGCCCGACTCGTTCAAGTGGAACGTGGCATTGTTGGAATCTTCGAGCTTCCAGCCGGCAGCGGATCCTCCCGCCCCGGCAATTCCGACAGATCCACCGAAGCCGCAGCCGGTGAAATCCCGATCGACACCGCTGCAGGCAACGACGAAACCGATTCAGCCGCAGTCGGCTCAGCATCGGCCCACTCAAACCATCCAGGAGGTTACCCCGGTCAATCAAACCGCCTCTACTGTTATAGCGAAAACCGTCGAATTTCATGAAGTCAGCCGAATTGAGTTGCCAGTAACACCTCAGGAAAAGGTCGTCGAAGAACCGGCTCCCGCAAACGAGGAAGCCTTCAATGAGCCCGTGACGCCGACCGCAACACCGCTCACCAGCCAGTCGATCACCGATGCAGTCGTTCAACAACCCACCATTGAGGCAGCAAGCGAGACACCGGCGCAGCTCCGGCAGCCTGCAACTGAACAGGTCGTGGCTTCAGCAGCTCCCCTAACGGCAGCCCCCGCAGCCAAGGCGGACTATGGGTGGCTGATGAGGGCATTGCAAGGGCGAATCAATGAGCTCAAGAACTACCCTGTCATGGCTCGAATGAATCGCTGGGAAGGCAGGGTGGTCCTCCGCGCCGTCATCAGAGACGATGGTCAAGTGTTAATGGTGAACGTGCAAGAGAGCTCAGGACGGTTGATTCTGGATAACGACGCCATGGAAACCCTGAAGAAGGCCTCTCCGCTAAAACTGGACCATCCCTTGGGGAAACCGCAAGTAGCGATCTTGATGCCGATCAGCTATTCCCTTCGGTAA
- a CDS encoding FecR family protein — MSTQHTSSDHNERARVWDEANTWILRVHSGLMSSEEQREFEAWHARSPVHQSQFQDAERFWLALDGLTGQVARGKHESTQVGFATRGGPSMIFGSAARLRRPAMAATFLVIITTMLLWSTLTVWLSDYNTAVGEQKSVTLADGSTVFMNTHSAFSAKLSEHRRSLTLMQGEALFEVAPDAERPFEVTVDGWVVRAVGTKFNIDHHTDIMTVTVIEGAVRLLHDNHAWDVPAGYRMTYDEHHILNEPEPADVLKITSWRKGEFSFTDMPLSMIVEELNRYRPGRIVIATASLRDLRLSGSVSLNDPDHSLNMLKSVHPFRVTPLTSYLAVVS; from the coding sequence ATGTCGACACAACATACCTCTTCAGACCACAACGAACGCGCGCGCGTATGGGACGAAGCCAACACGTGGATTCTGCGCGTCCATTCAGGCCTCATGTCTTCCGAGGAACAGCGAGAGTTTGAGGCCTGGCATGCGCGAAGTCCTGTGCATCAATCGCAGTTTCAGGATGCCGAGCGGTTTTGGCTCGCCCTTGATGGATTGACCGGCCAAGTCGCACGCGGGAAACATGAATCGACCCAAGTCGGGTTCGCGACACGCGGTGGACCCTCTATGATCTTTGGATCGGCCGCTCGATTGCGCCGGCCCGCCATGGCCGCCACATTTCTCGTCATCATCACCACCATGCTTCTTTGGTCTACGCTCACAGTCTGGTTGAGCGACTACAACACTGCTGTCGGTGAGCAGAAGTCCGTCACCCTTGCTGATGGATCAACCGTGTTTATGAACACACATTCCGCATTCTCAGCGAAGCTATCCGAACACCGTCGATCCCTGACTCTCATGCAAGGGGAAGCGCTTTTTGAGGTCGCCCCTGACGCCGAGCGACCATTCGAAGTCACGGTGGATGGATGGGTCGTACGGGCCGTCGGCACGAAATTCAACATTGACCATCATACGGACATCATGACGGTCACGGTCATCGAAGGCGCCGTTCGATTGCTTCACGACAACCATGCATGGGACGTCCCGGCCGGCTATCGGATGACCTATGACGAGCACCATATCCTGAACGAACCGGAACCCGCGGATGTGCTCAAGATCACATCATGGCGAAAGGGCGAATTTTCATTCACGGACATGCCCCTGAGCATGATTGTCGAGGAGTTGAACCGCTATCGACCCGGCCGGATTGTGATCGCCACTGCCTCATTACGAGACCTTCGCTTGTCCGGCAGTGTTTCCCTAAACGACCCCGACCATTCTCTCAACATGCTCAAAAGTGTCCATCCGTTTCGAGTGACACCACTCACTTCATACCTTGCCGTAGTTTCCTAA
- a CDS encoding extracellular solute-binding protein — translation MSRWPRQCSRTIGVPVRLDFAGLVAACLLAVLWLPIPPNVSAADKLIVYSGRSERLIKPVLDAFTAKTGIQVDLLSSGTTELVNRLKAEGGRSPADVFISNDAGSLEMARTAGLLRPLSMPEVEQAIPPQFRAADNSWIGLSGRFWIIVCNTTMVTPDQITSLLDLADPRWKDKIAIPNAGSEYLQAGVSVIRASLGDDQTKKFLEGLRNNAGTHVYQKSSQIVEAVAKGQVSVGVVNHYYVYRHLAVQPTAPLGVMMPDQQAGGMGAIMNVAGIGILKHTSRFDTAKLLVEFLVAEVGQKMFADLDKEYPLHPEVKADSSLVERKSFRTASVPLTKLAELREPTLLLIEQVGMR, via the coding sequence ATGTCTCGATGGCCCAGACAATGCTCTCGTACGATCGGCGTTCCTGTACGCCTCGACTTTGCCGGTCTGGTTGCGGCATGCCTTCTGGCGGTCTTATGGCTTCCAATTCCCCCTAACGTCTCCGCCGCCGATAAGCTGATCGTCTATTCCGGACGATCGGAACGCTTGATCAAGCCGGTCCTGGATGCATTCACGGCCAAGACCGGCATTCAGGTCGACTTGCTGTCATCCGGCACGACCGAGTTGGTGAATCGGTTAAAGGCGGAAGGCGGCCGGAGTCCAGCCGATGTGTTTATCAGTAATGATGCCGGGAGTCTGGAGATGGCACGCACCGCCGGACTCCTTCGTCCCCTGAGCATGCCGGAGGTCGAACAGGCGATTCCCCCTCAATTTCGCGCGGCGGACAACAGCTGGATCGGCTTGTCGGGTCGGTTTTGGATCATCGTGTGCAACACCACGATGGTGACGCCTGACCAAATCACATCATTGCTGGACTTGGCCGATCCTCGGTGGAAGGACAAAATTGCCATTCCGAACGCCGGCAGCGAATACTTGCAAGCAGGCGTCTCGGTCATACGCGCCAGTTTGGGCGACGATCAAACTAAGAAGTTTCTCGAGGGGCTCCGGAATAATGCCGGAACTCACGTCTACCAGAAGAGCTCGCAAATCGTCGAGGCGGTTGCGAAAGGTCAGGTCTCGGTGGGCGTGGTGAACCATTACTATGTCTATCGACATCTCGCCGTTCAACCGACTGCACCACTTGGTGTGATGATGCCCGATCAACAAGCAGGCGGGATGGGGGCCATCATGAACGTGGCAGGGATCGGCATCCTCAAACACACTTCCCGCTTCGACACCGCCAAGCTGCTGGTGGAGTTTCTTGTCGCGGAGGTTGGTCAAAAGATGTTCGCCGATCTCGACAAAGAATACCCGCTCCATCCTGAGGTCAAGGCCGATTCGTCGCTGGTCGAACGGAAAAGCTTCCGGACGGCCTCGGTGCCGTTGACTAAACTCGCCGAACTGCGGGAGCCTACGCTTCTACTCATCGAGCAAGTGGGGATGCGGTAG
- a CDS encoding biopolymer transporter ExbD encodes MDEELNQINVIPLVDVMLVLLVIVLTTATFISTGQIPVDLAKATEASDRKDVPLVITLTSRGEMYLNDSAVPENGLRLVLERQPRESLVVVRADKVTILERFVQVVDELKGLGFGQVSLEVVKS; translated from the coding sequence ATGGATGAGGAGTTGAACCAAATCAACGTCATCCCCTTGGTTGACGTCATGCTGGTCTTGCTGGTGATCGTGTTGACGACGGCCACGTTCATCAGTACCGGCCAAATTCCTGTCGATTTAGCCAAAGCGACTGAAGCTTCCGATAGGAAAGACGTCCCGCTCGTCATCACGTTGACCTCGCGCGGGGAGATGTATCTGAACGATTCCGCCGTTCCTGAAAATGGTTTGCGACTGGTGCTTGAGCGGCAACCGAGAGAGTCGCTGGTGGTCGTCCGTGCCGACAAAGTGACGATTCTGGAACGGTTCGTCCAGGTGGTCGATGAACTAAAAGGCCTCGGCTTTGGGCAAGTCAGTCTTGAAGTCGTGAAATCGTGA
- a CDS encoding ABC transporter ATP-binding protein produces the protein MTQKEAGQLDGQADLYQPTSSILELRSVSCAYDPHRPAIQGISFSVREGEILCLLGPSGCGKTTVLRAIAGFEPVRSGQIFLSGRSVSSPSETVPTEERRVGMVFQEYALFPHLRVADNIAFGLRHLSRAERTGRIQAMLRLTGLEGLERRYPHELSGGQQQRVALSRALVQNPVLLLLDEPFSNLDPDMAGRMRQEVHALLHRTKTTTILVTHDHEEAFAMADRIAVLNQGCLEQLDSPELVYHMPATPFVADFVGQADFIPGHIRQGMVHTELGEFPNALNRAEGSSVAVMIRPDDIHLTPDQSASPRIVGRQFRGSENLYTVRLHSGQVIHGREDSTSVYQEGTPVEVRVSATHTVLFDAAALPHSPYISPPGDSKPD, from the coding sequence ATGACTCAGAAAGAGGCTGGTCAGCTTGACGGGCAAGCCGATCTGTACCAACCGACATCGTCTATTTTGGAGCTCCGTTCCGTGTCCTGCGCGTACGACCCACACCGGCCGGCAATCCAGGGCATCTCGTTTTCGGTGCGAGAAGGTGAAATCCTCTGCCTGCTCGGCCCGTCAGGTTGCGGTAAGACGACCGTATTGCGCGCCATCGCTGGATTTGAACCGGTGCGATCCGGACAAATCTTCTTGTCGGGCCGGTCAGTTTCATCTCCCTCTGAAACCGTTCCGACCGAAGAGCGCCGGGTCGGCATGGTCTTCCAGGAATATGCGCTGTTTCCTCACCTGCGTGTGGCTGACAACATCGCCTTTGGACTCCGTCACCTCTCGCGGGCCGAACGGACAGGGCGCATCCAAGCGATGCTTCGTTTGACGGGGCTCGAAGGGCTCGAACGTCGCTATCCGCACGAATTGTCTGGAGGACAACAGCAACGAGTGGCCCTCTCGCGGGCATTGGTACAGAACCCGGTCTTACTCCTCCTGGACGAGCCATTCAGCAATCTGGATCCCGACATGGCCGGCCGCATGCGGCAGGAGGTTCACGCGCTTCTCCATCGGACGAAGACCACGACGATATTAGTGACCCACGATCACGAGGAGGCCTTTGCAATGGCCGATCGCATCGCTGTGCTGAATCAAGGATGCCTCGAACAACTCGATTCACCCGAACTTGTCTATCACATGCCGGCTACCCCCTTCGTCGCGGACTTTGTGGGACAAGCCGACTTCATTCCTGGGCACATCCGACAAGGCATGGTGCATACCGAACTTGGGGAATTCCCCAATGCCCTCAACCGAGCGGAAGGCAGTTCCGTCGCGGTGATGATTCGCCCGGACGACATTCACCTGACCCCCGACCAATCGGCGAGTCCCCGGATCGTGGGTCGTCAGTTCCGAGGGTCTGAAAATTTATATACCGTTCGACTCCACTCCGGCCAAGTCATCCACGGTCGTGAAGACTCGACCAGTGTTTATCAGGAAGGGACCCCGGTTGAGGTGCGGGTGTCGGCGACGCATACGGTCCTGTTTGATGCCGCCGCTCTCCCGCACTCGCCCTACATCAGTCCCCCGGGGGACTCCAAACCAGACTGA
- a CDS encoding iron ABC transporter permease: protein MTAVRRSSVSPLQLAVLASTALILLPLGYVTALALSADSTVWHRLWTTRVPELLLNTVSLAGAVALLALVLGVSTAWMVTRFEFPGRRLWEVALVLPLAMPTYVLAYVYNYLLGYGGPVEHLWQMVTGPQSRILSPQSFWGVTIVMTLDTFPFVYLLTRSALLSFNVSFEEVARTCGASQLRTMLHVTLPLLRPSIVAGVALVVLYVVSDFGAVSLLRYQTLTYAVFQQMTGRSDNQAASILSILLVVLALLFLLTERWFRRRSRFYQTTGRYRAPQRIQCEWWHATALTACLATVTGLAFGIPAYLLMMWSLSSEAQAMLDARFFGFIWNSALLSSLAAAAAVLVGLPLAYLASRKPTWLNLGCLQAAYAGYVLPGPVAALAVLVLFLNVMPFLYGTVIVLIVAYVLHFLPVGLQSLEPSIQQITPNLEEVARTLGFGVRETWRRVTLPLIRNGVIVAWVLIFLQTMKELPATLLLRPVGFDTLAIRVWLEASEEYYQLAAPSALLIVLVGLPALALLLSRDWRAA from the coding sequence GTGACTGCCGTACGCCGATCATCTGTCTCACCTCTGCAACTCGCAGTACTGGCGAGTACCGCGCTGATTCTTTTACCGTTGGGCTATGTCACCGCCCTGGCCTTGTCGGCCGACTCGACGGTCTGGCACCGTCTCTGGACAACTCGTGTCCCCGAACTGCTGCTCAATACGGTCTCCCTGGCGGGCGCCGTGGCCTTGCTCGCGCTCGTGCTCGGCGTATCGACCGCCTGGATGGTCACACGATTCGAGTTCCCAGGCCGGCGTCTCTGGGAAGTCGCCCTCGTGCTTCCTCTGGCGATGCCGACCTATGTCCTGGCCTATGTGTACAACTACCTCTTGGGTTACGGCGGTCCCGTGGAACATCTCTGGCAAATGGTCACAGGTCCGCAATCGAGAATCCTCTCTCCTCAAAGTTTTTGGGGAGTCACCATCGTCATGACGCTCGATACGTTTCCATTCGTCTACCTGCTCACACGCAGCGCGCTCTTGAGCTTCAACGTCTCGTTTGAAGAAGTGGCTCGGACGTGCGGCGCATCCCAGCTGCGCACCATGCTCCATGTGACCCTGCCGTTGTTACGCCCCTCGATTGTGGCCGGCGTCGCACTCGTCGTACTCTATGTCGTTTCGGACTTCGGCGCCGTCTCCCTGCTGCGCTATCAAACATTGACCTACGCCGTCTTCCAGCAAATGACCGGGCGTTCGGACAATCAAGCGGCGAGCATCCTGAGCATCTTGCTGGTCGTGCTAGCGCTGCTGTTTTTGTTGACCGAACGCTGGTTTCGCCGTCGGAGTCGGTTTTACCAGACAACAGGGCGGTATCGAGCGCCTCAACGAATCCAGTGTGAATGGTGGCACGCGACGGCGCTGACGGCCTGTCTTGCGACCGTCACCGGTTTGGCCTTTGGGATCCCTGCCTATCTGTTGATGATGTGGAGTCTGTCCTCGGAAGCCCAGGCGATGCTCGATGCTCGTTTCTTCGGCTTTATTTGGAACAGCGCTCTGCTGTCCAGTCTAGCCGCGGCGGCTGCCGTGCTGGTTGGACTGCCGCTCGCGTATCTCGCCAGCCGGAAACCGACCTGGCTCAATCTCGGTTGTTTGCAGGCGGCCTATGCCGGCTATGTTCTGCCTGGACCAGTCGCGGCGCTTGCAGTACTGGTGCTGTTTTTAAACGTCATGCCGTTCTTGTATGGTACCGTGATCGTGTTGATCGTCGCGTATGTGCTGCATTTCTTGCCTGTCGGCCTCCAATCGCTCGAGCCGTCGATCCAACAGATCACCCCCAACCTCGAAGAAGTTGCCCGTACCTTAGGATTCGGAGTCCGTGAAACTTGGCGACGTGTCACGCTGCCGCTGATCCGTAACGGGGTGATTGTGGCATGGGTCCTCATTTTTCTGCAGACGATGAAGGAGCTTCCTGCGACGTTGTTGCTGAGGCCTGTGGGGTTCGACACATTGGCCATCCGTGTCTGGCTGGAGGCAAGCGAGGAGTACTATCAACTGGCGGCTCCATCCGCGCTGTTGATTGTGCTCGTCGGCCTTCCGGCACTGGCCCTCCTGCTATCGCGCGATTGGCGGGCCGCGTAG
- a CDS encoding class I SAM-dependent methyltransferase, translating into MNKLVPSEIEAYAEAHSIPESSVCRALREETHRTMAYPQMLVGPLEGAFLKIMTQLVGAKQILEIGMFTGYSALCFAEALPPDGAVLTCEIDEKSAALARRHIANAPFGSKINIRMGPALDTMSTLTGPFDVIFIDADKANYLNYYRRSLELLAPHGVILIDNVLWSGEVLKQAPPDESTAAIQELNRTVSADPRVSAVLVTIRDGILMVRRARNEIIPSVQTR; encoded by the coding sequence ATGAACAAACTTGTTCCGTCCGAGATCGAAGCGTATGCCGAAGCGCATTCCATTCCGGAGTCTTCTGTTTGTCGGGCCCTCCGTGAAGAAACCCATCGAACGATGGCGTATCCCCAGATGCTGGTCGGCCCGCTGGAAGGGGCATTTCTGAAAATCATGACGCAGCTGGTAGGCGCAAAACAGATACTCGAGATCGGGATGTTCACGGGCTACAGCGCGTTGTGTTTTGCGGAAGCCCTCCCGCCTGATGGAGCTGTTCTTACGTGCGAGATCGACGAAAAGTCCGCGGCATTGGCCCGGCGCCATATTGCAAACGCTCCGTTTGGAAGCAAGATCAACATTCGAATGGGCCCGGCCCTTGATACGATGAGTACACTGACCGGCCCGTTCGACGTGATCTTCATCGATGCGGACAAGGCCAATTACCTCAATTACTACCGGCGCTCGCTTGAGCTGCTTGCTCCACACGGCGTCATCTTGATCGACAACGTGCTGTGGAGCGGAGAGGTGTTGAAGCAGGCGCCGCCGGATGAGTCCACGGCCGCGATTCAGGAGCTGAACCGTACGGTCTCGGCGGATCCGCGTGTGAGCGCGGTACTGGTCACGATTCGGGACGGAATTCTGATGGTGAGACGGGCTCGGAACGAGATTATCCCTTCTGTCCAAACGCGTTGA
- a CDS encoding transcriptional repressor, producing the protein MSKHTKEMGVLKDHLGKHQLKFTRQRELILDAFLKQEHITAEEMYHQLARKDPHLGLATIYRTLNLFCEAGLAQARHFGTQTQYDNISHKGHHDHLICTGCGKIVEFENCDIERLQEEVASRNGFTIQTHRLELYGLCSRCRH; encoded by the coding sequence ATGTCCAAACATACCAAAGAAATGGGAGTACTGAAGGACCATCTGGGGAAACACCAACTCAAGTTTACTCGGCAGCGTGAACTGATCCTGGATGCGTTTCTCAAGCAGGAGCACATCACGGCCGAGGAGATGTACCACCAGCTGGCACGAAAAGATCCGCACCTGGGTTTGGCAACGATTTACCGCACACTCAACCTGTTTTGCGAGGCCGGTCTGGCCCAGGCCCGGCACTTTGGCACCCAGACTCAGTACGACAATATCTCTCATAAGGGCCACCACGACCATCTCATATGCACCGGCTGCGGCAAGATCGTGGAATTCGAGAACTGCGACATTGAGCGCTTACAGGAAGAGGTGGCATCGCGTAACGGCTTTACCATCCAAACTCACCGCCTGGAACTCTATGGTCTCTGTTCCCGCTGCCGTCATTGA
- a CDS encoding RNA polymerase sigma factor codes for MSDPFDEVGVTHFPLSCSAVNGPPSTGASRLDSLVEFAKTEHTELLHFLTRRVRCPSAAADLVQELYLRIVTLTRPETIRDPRGFLYTTAKNLAIDYLRKKDRAMSRSEPLEKALTVPIATPDVEAAVDAKRRLAAVLKAIDELPARRRAAFVMFKFEHKTYEEIARELHISVKTVEHHLSKAIAYCRARFEAFDGRL; via the coding sequence ATGTCTGATCCATTTGATGAGGTCGGGGTGACCCATTTCCCCCTCTCCTGCTCGGCTGTCAACGGTCCTCCGTCAACGGGCGCATCCCGTCTTGACTCACTTGTGGAATTTGCCAAGACCGAACACACCGAACTGCTGCACTTTCTCACGCGAAGAGTACGTTGTCCTTCGGCTGCGGCTGATCTGGTACAAGAGCTCTATTTGCGTATCGTGACGCTGACCAGGCCGGAAACGATCCGCGACCCACGAGGCTTTCTTTACACCACTGCCAAAAACCTCGCGATTGATTATCTGCGAAAGAAAGATCGCGCGATGTCTCGTTCAGAACCGCTGGAGAAAGCGCTGACTGTGCCGATCGCCACTCCTGATGTCGAAGCGGCCGTCGACGCGAAAAGGCGCCTGGCTGCCGTACTTAAGGCGATCGACGAGCTACCCGCTCGGCGCCGCGCCGCATTCGTCATGTTCAAGTTTGAGCATAAAACCTACGAGGAAATCGCCAGGGAACTACACATATCCGTGAAGACGGTAGAGCACCATCTCAGCAAGGCCATCGCTTATTGCCGGGCCCGTTTTGAAGCCTTCGATGGCCGGCTGTAA
- the exbB gene encoding TonB-system energizer ExbB encodes MDALKEIVDYGVIGLLLILSVWAVAVAVERWQFYRRIDPSHYPNQQLFEIALTKRLVIIGTVAANAPYIGLLGTVLGIMLTFHTMGTSKTIAVSSVMVGLSLALKATAVGLLVAIPCVVMNNALRRRVAELITLYKTQQHG; translated from the coding sequence TTGGATGCACTGAAAGAAATCGTGGATTATGGGGTCATCGGCCTGCTGCTGATCCTCAGCGTATGGGCAGTGGCCGTGGCTGTCGAACGGTGGCAATTTTACCGGCGAATTGACCCTTCTCACTACCCCAATCAGCAGCTTTTCGAAATTGCCCTGACAAAGCGGCTGGTCATTATTGGAACGGTGGCTGCCAATGCGCCATATATCGGGCTTTTGGGAACAGTCCTTGGAATCATGCTGACCTTCCACACCATGGGAACCTCAAAAACCATTGCCGTCAGCTCCGTCATGGTCGGATTGAGCCTCGCGCTCAAGGCCACCGCTGTCGGGCTTCTAGTGGCCATTCCCTGCGTGGTGATGAACAACGCCCTCCGGAGACGCGTCGCTGAACTGATCACCCTCTATAAAACCCAGCAACATGGATGA
- a CDS encoding carboxypeptidase M32: MKTLATLEPLTTRLLEIQRINSAASVLSWDQETYMPAGGGEARAEQIAVLQGLAHQKLVSSEVQDLLSQWVDPATGQAADQAGEIWDEPSRSLLREIWRDFSRAKKLPSDFVVTLSRECSLAQQVWVEAKEQNKFSLFLRNLRTVLQLKREEAHYLGYQESPYDALLDVYEPGATIAGLRPVFAALKSRLVPLLKQITQSRVHIDDNILNHSYDQDRQLEFGRLVLIAMGYDFKRGRLDLSAHPFTTSFHPTDVRVTTRVHEHELQSCLFSCIHEGGHGLYDQGLDQQYFGTPLGDSVSLGIHESQSRLWENCVGRSRPFWRFFYPILQQTFHQQLRGIDVDRFYAAINRVKPSLIRVEADELTYNLHIMLRFEIEKDLVEDKTQPDDLPDIWNDKMKEYLGIVPPSEAEGVLQDVHWSFGAFGYFPTYTLGNLYAVQFFDQAKLEMPHLEDEIAAGRLMMLRRWLEQKIHRWGRMFTPEHLAERVTGSTVSPEPFLKYVEQKYGELYQL; this comes from the coding sequence TTGAAGACCCTCGCCACGCTAGAACCTCTCACGACCAGACTCCTGGAAATTCAGCGTATCAACAGCGCTGCGTCGGTCCTTTCATGGGATCAGGAAACGTACATGCCTGCCGGTGGAGGCGAAGCGAGGGCTGAGCAGATCGCGGTGCTTCAGGGTTTGGCCCATCAGAAGCTCGTCTCCTCGGAGGTTCAGGACCTCCTGTCACAATGGGTGGATCCTGCGACCGGCCAGGCAGCCGACCAGGCCGGTGAAATCTGGGATGAGCCGTCGCGGTCGCTGTTGCGGGAGATATGGCGGGATTTTAGCCGTGCGAAGAAACTGCCGTCTGATTTCGTCGTGACACTGAGCCGCGAATGTTCCCTCGCGCAGCAAGTATGGGTCGAGGCGAAAGAACAAAACAAATTTTCTCTGTTCCTCCGGAATCTCCGGACCGTGCTCCAGCTCAAACGCGAAGAAGCGCACTATCTGGGCTATCAGGAGTCACCCTATGACGCGCTCTTGGACGTCTATGAACCGGGTGCGACCATTGCCGGCCTCCGGCCGGTGTTTGCTGCGCTCAAATCCCGTCTGGTGCCGTTGCTGAAACAAATCACTCAGAGCCGGGTTCACATTGATGACAATATCCTGAATCACTCCTACGATCAGGATCGGCAGCTGGAGTTCGGCCGATTGGTCCTGATCGCGATGGGGTATGACTTCAAGCGGGGTCGATTGGATCTCTCGGCACATCCCTTCACCACCTCATTCCATCCGACCGACGTACGTGTGACGACCCGCGTGCATGAACATGAATTGCAATCCTGCCTTTTCAGTTGTATCCACGAGGGTGGCCACGGGCTATACGATCAGGGCCTGGATCAACAGTACTTCGGCACGCCGCTGGGCGATTCGGTTTCCCTCGGCATCCATGAGAGCCAATCCCGTCTCTGGGAAAATTGCGTGGGGCGCTCCCGCCCCTTCTGGCGCTTTTTTTATCCGATTCTGCAGCAAACCTTTCACCAGCAGCTGCGCGGCATCGATGTCGACCGGTTCTATGCCGCGATCAATCGTGTGAAGCCGTCGTTGATTCGTGTGGAAGCCGATGAGCTGACCTACAATCTGCACATCATGCTGCGGTTCGAGATCGAGAAAGACCTCGTGGAAGACAAGACTCAACCGGACGATTTACCGGATATCTGGAACGACAAGATGAAAGAATACCTGGGCATCGTCCCGCCTTCCGAGGCCGAAGGGGTGTTGCAAGATGTGCACTGGTCGTTCGGCGCCTTCGGGTATTTTCCGACCTATACCCTCGGGAACCTCTATGCCGTACAGTTCTTTGATCAGGCCAAGCTGGAAATGCCCCATTTGGAGGATGAGATTGCGGCGGGGCGATTGATGATGTTGCGCCGATGGCTCGAGCAGAAGATCCACCGTTGGGGCCGCATGTTCACGCCGGAACATCTTGCCGAACGGGTGACCGGTTCCACGGTGAGTCCTGAGCCTTTCCTGAAGTATGTGGAACAGAAGTACGGCGAACTCTACCAACTGTGA